Proteins from one Sabethes cyaneus chromosome 2, idSabCyanKW18_F2, whole genome shotgun sequence genomic window:
- the LOC128733829 gene encoding ATP synthase subunit alpha, mitochondrial, whose translation MSILTARLAAQVARQLPRSATQVAKIAVPAVQVAARNLHISSVNRGAEISSILEERILGSAPKADLEETGRVLSIGDGIARVYGLKNIQADEMVEFSSGLKGMALNLEPDNVGVVVFGNDKLIKEGDIVKRTGAIVDVPVGDEILGRVVDALGNAIDGKGEIKTGQRFRVGIKAPGIIPRVSVREPMQTGIKAVDSLVPIGRGQRELIIGDRQTGKTALAIDTIINQQRFNNGTDESKKLYCIYVAIGQKRSTVAQIVKRLTDAGAMKYTIIVSATASDAAPLQYLAPYSGCAMGEYFRDNGKHALIIYDDLSKQAVAYRQMSLLLRRPPGREAYPGDVFYLHSRLLERAAKMNPTLGGGSLTALPVIETQAGDVSAYIPTNVISITDGQIFLETELFYKGIRPAINVGLSVSRVGSAAQTKAMKQVAGSMKLELAQYREVAAFAQFGSDLDAATQQLLNRGVRLTELLKQGQYVPMAIEEQVAVIYCGVRGFLDKMDPGKITNFEKEFLAHVKTNEKALLSQIASEGKISDETEAKLKSIVTNFMATFSG comes from the exons ATGTCGATCCTTACCGCTCGTTTGGCTGCCCAAGTGGCTCGCCAGCTTCCGAGGTCCGCCACCCAA GTGGCTAAAATCGCTGTTCCAGCGGTCCAGGTTGCAGCTCGGAATCTGCATATTTCGAGCGTAAATCGCGGAGCGGAAATTTCATCTATTCTGGAAGAAAGGATTCTCGGTTCGGCTCCAAAAGCCGATTTGGAAGAAACTGGACGTGTGTTGAGTATCGGTGACGGTATCGCTCGTGTGTACGGTTTGAAAAATATTCAAGCCGATGAGATGGTGGAATTTTCCTCTGGCCTTAAG ggaatggctttaaatttggaGCCGGATAACGTCGGTGTTGTCGTTTTCGGTAACGATAAGCTCATCAAGGAAGGTGACATCGTCAAGCGTACCGGTGCCATTGTTGATGTTCCCGTCGGTGATGAAATCTTGGGCCGCGTCGTTGATGCCTTGGGAAATGCTATTGATGGCAAGGGAGAAATTAAGACCGGCCAGCGTTTCCGTGTCGGCATCAAAGCTCCTGGTATCATTCCCCGAGTCTCTGTGCGTGAACCTATGCAGACTGGCATCAAAGCTGTAGACTCgctggtgccgattggacgtgGACAACGTGAGCTTATTATTGGTGACAGACAAACGGG CAAAACCGCTTTAGCCATCGATACTATCATCAACCAGCAGCGTTTCAACAACGGAACCGACGAATCGAAGAAATTGTACTGCATATATGTTGCAATCGGCCAAAAACGATCCACCGTCGCCCAGATCGTGAAACGTCTGACTGATGCCGGTGCTATGAAGTATACCATCATCGTGTCTGCCACTGCTTCCGATGCTGCTCCTCTACAGTATCTAGCCCCGTATTCCGGTTGTGCAATGGGAGAATACTTCCGCGATAACGGAAAGCACGCTCTTATCATCTATGACGATTTGTCCAAGCAGGCTGTCGCCTATCGTCAGATGTCGCTGTTGCTGCGTCGTCCGCCAGGTCGTGAAGCCTATCCTGGTGATGTATTTTACCTTCATTCTCGTCTGTTGGAGCGTGCGGCCAAGATGAACCCAACCTTGGGTGGTGGTTCGCTTACTGCTCTTCCAGTTATTGAAACTCAAGCAGGTGATGTGTCCGCTTACATTCCAACCAATGTCATTTCAATCACTGACGGACAGATTTTCTTGGAAACTGAGCTGTTTTACAAGGGTATTCGGCCAGCCATTAACGTCGGTTTGTCCGTATCACGTGTCGGCTCAGCTGCTCAGACCAAAGCTATGAAGCAGGTTGCCGGTTCCATGAAGCTGGAGTTGGCTCAGTACCGTGAAGTAGCAGCTTTTGCTCAGTTCGGCTCTGATCTTGATGCTGCCACTCAGCAGTTATTGAACCGTGgcgttcgtttaactgaattgcTGAAGCAGGGCCAGTATGTTCCGATGGCTATTGAAGAACAAGTTGCTGTTATCTACTGCGGTGTACGAGGTTTCCTCGACAAAATGGATCCAGGAAAGATCACTAACTTTGAGAAAGAATTCTTGGCTCACGTCAAAACCAATGAGAAGGCCCTCTTGAGCCAAATTGCTTCAGAAGGCAAAATCTCGGACGAAACCGAAGCAAAACTAAAGAGCATTGTGACTAACTTTATGGCCACATTCAGCGGTTAA